A stretch of the Papaver somniferum cultivar HN1 chromosome 6, ASM357369v1, whole genome shotgun sequence genome encodes the following:
- the LOC113288950 gene encoding periodic tryptophan protein 2-like: MDFRFQNLLGAPYRGGNVIISGNSQLISPVGNRISVTDLIKSETSTLPCQTSSNISKIAVSPDGKFLLCVDENNRCLFINLSRRVILHRISFKKPISSIKFSPDGGLIAIGTGKLLQIWRSPGFRKEFFPFQLVRTFAECNGAVTALDWSLDSNYVIAGSKDLAVRVFCLKKLKGFNKPYMLLSHRDTILGVFFSPDKGTEEVSRAYTISRDCLICSWKYVGNEGGKADDMEMEISDPPSPGTPEKGGDGNEIVGVNGNVGKKKRRRFGGNADEESEFNLHRGKWELLRKDNFGQAPARLTSCDYHRGLELVVAGFSNGVFGLYQMPDFVCIHLLSISREKITTSVFNELGNWLTFGCAKLGQLLVWEWRSESYVLKQQGHYFDVNCLAYSHDSQLLATGADDNKIKVWTASSGFCFVTFSEHTNAITALHFTGNNNALLSASLDGTVRAWDMLRYRNFRTFTTPSSRQFVSLAADQSGEVICAGTLDSFEIYVWSMKTGRLLDVLSGHEGPVHALMFSPTNAVLASSSWDKSVRLWDVFEGKGAVETFTHTHDVLTVVYRPDGKQLACSTLDGQIHFWDPVDGILMYTIEGRRDIAGGRLMTDRRTSANSSSGKCFTSLCYSADGSYMLAAGSSKYICVYDIADQVLLRRFQITLNLSLDGVLDFLNSKKMTDAGPMDLIDDDDSDVEEGIDKQTRTKLAYNLPGSMPNNGRPIIRTKCLKIAPTGRSWAAATTEGVLIYSMDESIVFDPTDLDMDVTPEAVEKALSEDQHQRALLLSFRLNEDSLIKHCIMSVKPSDIPAIASSIPFRYLQRLMEALSNLLENSPYLEFILRWCQEFCKAHGHSIQENFRTLHPALRSLNKAITRSHQDLSETCSSNLYSLRYLTSAITKN; this comes from the exons ATGGATTTCCGGTTCCAGAATCTCTTAGGAGCTCCATACAGAGGCGGAAACGTGATAATCTCCGGCAACTCTCAGCTTATTTCACCTGTTGGTAATCGAATCTCAGTTACCGATCTTATTAAATCTGAAACATCAACTTTACCATGTCAAACATCATCTAATATCTCTAAAATCGCTGTATCTCCTGATGGTAAATTTCTATTATGTGTTGATGAAAACAATCGATGTTTGTTTATTAATCTCAGCCGCCGTGTGATTTTACATCGTATTTCATTTAAAAAACCGATTTCTTCAATTAAATTTAGTCCTGATGGTGGATTGATTGCTATTGGTACTGGTAAATTGCTTCAAATATGGCGGTCGCCGGGTTTTCGTAAAGAGTTTTTTCCGTTTCAGCTGGTGAGGACGTTTGCGGAGTGTAACGGAGCGGTGACGGCGTTGGATTGGAGTCTTGATAGTAATTATGTTATTGCTGGGTCGAAAGATTTGGCTGTTAGAGTGTTTTGTTTGAAGAAATTGAAGGGATTTAACAAACCTTATATGCTTTTATCTCATAGGGATACGATTTTGGGGGTGTTTTTTAGTCCTGATAAGGGTACGGAAGAGGTTTCGAGAGCGTATACGATATCGAGGGATTGTTTGATATGTAGCTGGAAATATGTTGGTAATGAAGGTGGGAAAGCTGATGATATGGAGATGGAAATTTCGGATCCACCTTCTCCGGGCACACCAGAGAAGGGAggggatggaaatgaaattgtGGGTGTCAATGGTAATGTTggtaagaagaagaggaggagatttGGTGGGAATGCTGATGAAGAAAGTGAGTTTAATCTTCATAGAGGAAAGTGGGAATTGTTAAGGAAAGATAACTTTGGTCAAGCTCCAGCGAGATTGACGTCTTGTGATTACCATCGAGGTCTTGAACTAGTAGTTGCAGGGTTTTCGAATGGTGTTTTTGGGCTCTATCAAATGCCTGATTTTGTATGTATTCATTTGCTTTCTATATCAAGGGAGAAGATCACTACATCTGTGTTTAATGAACTGGGGAACTGGTTGACATTTGGGTGTGCTAAACTCGGGCAGTTGCTTGTTTGGGAGTGGCGGTCAGAGAGTTATGTCTTGAAACAACAGGGTCATTATTTTGATGTGAATTGCCTGGCGTATTCCCATGATTCACAGCTTTTAGCTACTGGAGCAGATGacaataaaatcaag GTATGGACGGCTTCATCGGGTTTTTGTTTTGTAACGTTCTCCGAACACACAAATGCAATCACTGCACTGCATTTTACTGGGAACAACAATGCTCTGCTAAGTGCATCTTTAGATGGCACTGTCCGTGCATGGGATATGTTACGTTATCGGAATTTCAGGACATTTACTACGCCATCTTCTAGGCAATTTGTTTCTTTGGCAGCGGATCAGAGTGGTGAAGTAATTTGTGCTGGAACTCTTGATTCATTTGAG ATTTATGTATGGTCAATGAAAACTGGGCGTTTGTTGGACGTTCTTAGTGGTCACGAAGGGCCCGTGCATGCGTTGATGTTTTCTCCTACAAAT GCGGTCTTAGCTTCATCTTCATGGGACAAATCTGTTCGCCTATGGGATGTATTTGAAGGTAAAGGTGCCGTCGAAACATTCACACATACACATGATGTTCTTACAGTTGTATATCGTCCAGATGGAAAACAATTAGCTTGCAGTACATTAGATGGTCAGATCCATTTCTGGGATCCTGTAGATGGGATTTTAATGTATACGATTGAGGGTCGTCGAGACATTGCTGGGGGGCGTCTCATGACTGATAGGAGAACATCAGCTAACTCAAGCTCAGGAAAGTGTTTCACAAGCTTGTGTTACTCTGCTGATGGCAGTTATATGTTGGCTGCGGGAAGTAGCAAGTATATATGTGTGTACGACATTGCAGATCAG GTATTGTTACGAAGATTTCAAATAACCCTCAACCTTTCTCTGGATGGGGTGTTGGACTTCTTAAACTCGAAGAAGATGACTGATGCCGGGCCAATGGATTTAATCGATGATGATGATAGTGATGTAGAGGAAGGCATTGACAAACAAACCAGGACAAAGCTGGCCTATAATCTGCCAGGGTCTATGCCAAACAATGGAAGGCCAATTATCCGTACAAAGTGCCTAAAAATTGCACCAACTGGCCGAAGTtgggcagcagcaacaacagagggTGTTTTAATCTATTCAATGGACGAATCTATTGTTTTTGATCCCACAGATCTTGACATGGATGTTACACCAGAG GCAGTTGAAAAAGCTCTATCTGAGGATCAACACCAGAGGGCTTTGTTGCTCAGTTTCCGTCTAAATGAGGATTCTCTAATTAAACACTGTATAATGTCTGTGAAACCATCAGACATACCAGCTATTGCTTCATCAATCCCCTTCAGATATTTACAGAGGCTAATGGAAGCACTATCAAACCTGTTGGAAAATTCTCCATACCTGGAGTTTATTCTGCGGTGGTGTCAG GAATTCTGTAAAGCTCATGGTCACTCAATTCAGGAAAACTTCAGAACTCTGCATCCAGCCCTGAGATCTCTGAACAAGGCAATTACTAGATCACACCAAGATCTATCCGAGACATGTTCATCGAACTTGTACTCGCTTAGATATTTAACCTCTGCAATCACGAAGAATTGA